The nucleotide sequence CCAATAATTTCTGCGATTCAAGCCCCGGGCCTTGGTCTACGACGACAATCTGCAAGTATTCAAAGCGCTGCAGTTCGAGCGACCCCACAAGTCGCAGAATCCCCTCGCTTGGGCGCAAACTTGGAATCACGACCGAAACAGAAACCGGCTCAGGGCGTGAAGGTGCTTCCGATGCCATCACGGAGCCTCTACACTCGATCGGGCGGTGCTGTTCAACAATGACTCCAAGACTCGTACTCTGCTTGCTCTAATGGATTCACTCGCCGCGAAGATGCGAGCATCGTATGCCTCCCGGGCTACGGGATCTGTCATCAATCGCCGTACGATGTCCTCAACATCACTGGTTGAAAAGCTGTGCACGTTGAAGACAAAGTCGCCCAGTCCCAGATCCTCGAAGGCTCCGAATCCTTTCCGTTCGTAGGCCAGGTGCACCACGTAGTGGCCGGCCTGAATGGCCATCAAAGCAGCGTGCAGACGAACGGCGACGACCACTCGGGCAGATGTCGGCGATCCGATGAACTCGTCGTAAGTGCAGATCTTGGATGGTTTTAGGCTTCGAACTGCTAATTCGTCGTTATTGCCAGCCACTGCACTTTGGACATACCCATCGAAGTCACCGATTTGGCCGGCCAAGACGACGGCTCCTTCAGGTACACCGCCCCTGTGTTCACGCACGCTGATTACGGGCGTAAGAACGTTGACGTCTGGATGGACCTTCCGCTTCATCGCAAGCAGTGCCAGATCCGAGGCCCGAGCAACTTGTCCCACCCCGAATTGCTCAAGGCTTCGGTTGTCCCGTACCCAGACTCTGTTCAGCTTAGCGAGCAGGAACCGCAACGGCCGTCCGAACCCAAAGCGTGCTGGGCCAATGCTCTGCGGCAAATAGACAGTCGGCGGGATGCTGGCAGCAGCCGCCAGGAGTTGCGGGCCCATGACGAGCAAGGTCTTGAGACACTCGACTGGTGTGCCAAACCTGAGGTATCCACCACCCACTCCGACAACGAGGTCGTAGTCCCGGAATCTACTCAGAAGTAGACGTAGATATTTGGTGTCGTACCCCAAATAGGAGGGTTTCGAGCAGTATGACTTGAGCCCTGTGTAGCGAAAAGACTCCGGATACGAGGTGACCAGGTCAATCCGTGCCTCCTCACCGTGCACCTCGCGAATCATTTGCAAGGACTCGTCTACGAGAAGACCGTCCCCTCTGTTGATTGAACTGTAGCCGTGAAGAAGCAGAATTCGCGTCGCACTCATGTCAATAGACTCCTGTATATAGCGACGTGCCTGCTTACGCTCTCATCCCACGAAAACTTGGATGCCCAGCTTCTTCCCTGTTCACGGACGTCCCGCCGCCAAGCTGTGTCGTCAAGGGCTGCCACGATGCCGTCGCCGATAGCTTGCCTGTCGGTCCCCTGAAGTATCCAGGCCGGTCCGGCTACTTCCTTGAGAGACCCGCGGTCAGTTGTGATCACGGGCGCACCCGATGCCATGGCTTCCAATACCGGGAATCCGAAACCTTCGTAGAGACTAGGAAACACAAAGGCTGCGCAGCGACTCATGAGTGCCGCGCGATCCTCGTTGCTGACAAAGCCTAAATAGATAGTGCGAGTGGCTTTAGTAATTGCATCCATCGACTCCGAGAAGTTCCAAGCCGGCTTGCCAGCGAGGACGAGGCGTGGGAGATCGCGGTTGGTTTCTACAGCTTGGATCAGCTCGATGAGATTCTTTCTTGGCTCAATATTTCCGACGTAAAGGAGAAACTCTTCCGGGACGAGGCCAGCAATGGAGTCCGAGTATTCTTCGTTATGCGCGAACATGGATTGACTGATGCCATGGGGTATCACCGAGATTAGTGCTCTATCCAACTTGAAAACCGTTGAGACATCGTCTGCACTAGATTCTGAGACCGTTATGACGTGATCGCAGTTGCGGATAGCCGCGCCCACTCTGGCCCGCCAAATGAAGTCCTGCTGTGAGCTCCTAGCAGTCGATATCCAACGGCTTGCCACGCCATGAACGGTCACGACCGAAGGCATCCGCGGAGAAAGAAGTGGGCCAGTATCTGCCACAAAATGTACGACCGATTCAGGTGCGTACTTCCTAGAGTCGATCGACTCCGTGACCATGGTTGAAATCGGGTTACTGCCCGATCGGAGACGATCTATCTCAACACCGTGCTCCGGAAGCCTGGTTGCAATTTCCCTGGCGTACGTCGTGTTGCCCCCGACATTCCGATCTAGGATTCGACTTGGCATAACGACCCTCACGGCGCAACACCCGCATGTCCTGAGTAGAGGCCGTGCCAAGCTTTTTCCTGACTCGACTCATTCATTGCATCGAGGAGATGAACAGACTTTTCAACTAGCATGGCGCGAAATTCGGGATCAAGATGAGACTTCTCCAGGGCTGCGACGACATCCTCAGGGGTAGTTACCTGGTAAGCTCCGGATTCCGCAAGGGCGTCTATCTCCCGGGCGACAATTGGCAGTCCTCGAGCCGCAGCGTCAAGAATGCTGATCGGAAAGCCCTCGTAAGCAGCGGTGTGAACGTAGTAGTCACCGGCGTCAAGCTCAGCGATCAACTCATCGCTTTCCTTCCATCCGGCTATCTGCACTCCTTGGGACGCTAATGACTGCCTGAGGTCAGGTTCCCCGTCTCCGATCCACCGAAATTCCCAATCAGAAAGCGTAGAACTGGAGGCAGCAAGTCTCGCGATCTCCCCAAAGAAGCTCGGATCCTTCTGTTTGCAAATCCGCCCAACCATGACCACACGCTTGACCCTGTTGGTCACCTCGTCTCGACCGTCTAGGCTCTCGAGCAGGTCGCAGCTGGGTGCATTTGGAACATAAACGCATTCGGCATTGGAATTGAGCTGCATCGTCAAAGTTCGTTCGTGGGGGGACAGTACAACCGTTGCATGAGAACGGAAACTCAGCATTTTCTCGGCGAACCTAAACAGCCACTTCTTAGCAGGCTCTAAGGTGACATCGTCAAACTTATAGCAGTGCGGCTGATAAATGATCTTTGCCCTAAGACGCGTGAGGCGGCCATAGGCGCCGGCCCAGCTTGAATGCAAGTGGACATAGTCCGGTCGAAATTCTGCGACAGCCTTGCGAACCTCTAGGGTTCGACCAATCGTGCCGCTCGACTGAAATCGACGGGCTTCCAAAACACCAGCCGAAAAATCTTGATCCTGGCCGTCAACTAGCAAGTAGTGCTGATGTTCGCTGGTCAGATCGACGAGCTTTCTTATGGCTCGGCTCACCCCACCATAATGACACTCCGTCACGTGCAAAATCTTGGCCATGTCCCCCACGAGAGCCCCAGACTCTCAGTCCTTTGGTTTGGTACGGATGATGTTCGTAGTTTCCCGACAACGCGTGCATTACGCAAGTAGCTGGTTGACCTAAGCTCGGTAAGCCGTAGGCCGGCCTGCCCAAAAAATCAGCCCTACGCTTGGGTCACACCCTTGGGAGAGTCTCGGGCTCGCCCAGAAAATGCTATGGGTTGCAGCTTCAGCGCGCCAACCCACAGTCGTAATGACGAAATCTTGAGAGGCGATGGAGCAGCGACCACTCGGATATGGAAGGCTTGAGACAGTCTACGCTGCAGAACATCCCTCTAGATGCCACCAACGTCCTGGGGTTAACAAGCAGGTTAATTGAGCTAACATCCTCGTTGGATGCTTGTGACCATTGGCGGCTCCATAATTGATGAAAGGCTGCTTCCTTTGGGGGAAAACGACTGGAGAATCCGCCACTCACGGCGGCTCGCGCTTGTAGATGGGTTCGTAGTCACGTGGGCTGTGATAGGTGCATACATCGGTAGGTTCGGCTACACGACGGATCCTCTTCCGTCGGATCACGAGTTTGCCTACGTTCTACTCTCTATTGGGCTCGCCATCGCATGGTGGTTCATGTTGGGTGCTTGGAGCAGTCGACATAGCCGGATACTCGGAGCCGGCCCCGACGAATATAAACGTGTCGCGGCCGCCACTCTTTGGCTGTTCGGTCTCGTTGCAATTGTTTCGTACGTTCTCCGAGTGGACACGGCACGTGGCTACGTGGCAATCGCGCTGCCAGTCGGACTCGCAGGTCTACTCCTTGCTCGCTGGCTGTTGCGCCAGCATCTCAGTGTCGCTAGGCAACGTGGGGGGAGCATGTCGCGTCTCCTCCTGCTTGGAGGCCCCAGCGCGGTAGCACATTTGGCCTCCTCACTTCATCGTGAGAAGCACGCGGGATACCTCCCCGTAGCTGCATACATTCCCGGCGGTCCGGAGAGCATTTCCGTCGAACCCGGCTCAAACCTTCCCATACTCGGACACGCAACCGATACGGCCTCAGTGTTGGAAGCTATTGACGAATGCAAAGCCGACGCCGTGGCGGTGTCAGCCGGCGTTCAGTTGCACCCTCAAACGATCCGGCACCTCGG is from Paenarthrobacter nicotinovorans and encodes:
- a CDS encoding polysaccharide pyruvyl transferase family protein; this encodes MSATRILLLHGYSSINRGDGLLVDESLQMIREVHGEEARIDLVTSYPESFRYTGLKSYCSKPSYLGYDTKYLRLLLSRFRDYDLVVGVGGGYLRFGTPVECLKTLLVMGPQLLAAAASIPPTVYLPQSIGPARFGFGRPLRFLLAKLNRVWVRDNRSLEQFGVGQVARASDLALLAMKRKVHPDVNVLTPVISVREHRGGVPEGAVVLAGQIGDFDGYVQSAVAGNNDELAVRSLKPSKICTYDEFIGSPTSARVVVAVRLHAALMAIQAGHYVVHLAYERKGFGAFEDLGLGDFVFNVHSFSTSDVEDIVRRLMTDPVAREAYDARIFAASESIRASRVRVLESLLNSTARSSVEAP
- a CDS encoding glycosyltransferase family 4 protein — its product is MFAHNEEYSDSIAGLVPEEFLLYVGNIEPRKNLIELIQAVETNRDLPRLVLAGKPAWNFSESMDAITKATRTIYLGFVSNEDRAALMSRCAAFVFPSLYEGFGFPVLEAMASGAPVITTDRGSLKEVAGPAWILQGTDRQAIGDGIVAALDDTAWRRDVREQGRSWASKFSWDESVSRHVAIYRSLLT
- a CDS encoding glycosyltransferase, giving the protein MAKILHVTECHYGGVSRAIRKLVDLTSEHQHYLLVDGQDQDFSAGVLEARRFQSSGTIGRTLEVRKAVAEFRPDYVHLHSSWAGAYGRLTRLRAKIIYQPHCYKFDDVTLEPAKKWLFRFAEKMLSFRSHATVVLSPHERTLTMQLNSNAECVYVPNAPSCDLLESLDGRDEVTNRVKRVVMVGRICKQKDPSFFGEIARLAASSSTLSDWEFRWIGDGEPDLRQSLASQGVQIAGWKESDELIAELDAGDYYVHTAAYEGFPISILDAAARGLPIVAREIDALAESGAYQVTTPEDVVAALEKSHLDPEFRAMLVEKSVHLLDAMNESSQEKAWHGLYSGHAGVAP
- a CDS encoding sugar transferase; this translates as MLVTIGGSIIDERLLPLGENDWRIRHSRRLALVDGFVVTWAVIGAYIGRFGYTTDPLPSDHEFAYVLLSIGLAIAWWFMLGAWSSRHSRILGAGPDEYKRVAAATLWLFGLVAIVSYVLRVDTARGYVAIALPVGLAGLLLARWLLRQHLSVARQRGGSMSRLLLLGGPSAVAHLASSLHREKHAGYLPVAAYIPGGPESISVEPGSNLPILGHATDTASVLEAIDECKADAVAVSAGVQLHPQTIRHLGWELAARNIGLIMAPALTDIAGPRIHTQQVAGLPLIHVTTPTLEGGQRVAKRLFDVVVSGLLILVTAPLMGFIAVLVRADSKGPVLFKQDRVGMEGRHFQMVKFRSMVVDAESRLSELQHRNEGQGVLFKIKNDPRITRVGLTLRKYSLDELPQLFNIFAGSMSLVGPRPPLPREVEAYESDVRRRLLVKPGLTGLWQVSGRSNLSWQDSVRLDLYYVENWSLAGDLVIILRTVRAVFHSTGAY